TGATCATGAGGATGGTATTAAGCACGGTATGGGAGCTATGGGGTGGAACGCCCACATGGGTAAGGGCTTTGCCTGGGTATATAAAGACAGTATTCCGGCAGCCACCAAAGAGATCCTCAAAAGAAGGTTTGGAGACCATGGGGCTTATATGTACGTGACCGGCAATTCTAATGTTGTTTCAGACAAAGTGGTGAAGGAATTAGGCCGTTACGGACTGGTTCGGCGTATTGCAGGACCCACTGTATTTGCTTCCAGTACGGTGAATGCCGGTTACAAAGACTACGGAAGGAATTTTGGCTGGGGCTGGGATTGGGTAGCTCGTGATTTTGGCTGGGGAATTGCCCAGGCAGGCCATAATTATATTTTTTCAAATGCAGAAAATGTGCTGGGAACCATCCCTGCGGCTGTGTTGGGGCATATGGGAAAACACGGCCCCATCCTGCTGGTAGAAGAAGATAATATGCCGGGAGCAGTGAAGAGTTACCTGGAGATGGTAAAACCATTTCCCACAAATCCGCAGGAGACTATTCTGAATTTTGGCTGGATAATAGGAGATGATCAAATATTAACCCGAGACCTGCAAATGCAAATAGACAGTTATCTGTCCCCATTCCCATTGCGAGAGAGACAGGTAGTAGTTACCGACAGCACTAATCTAAATCTTGAACAATGAAAGAGACAAACAGGAGAGAAGAAGATTTAAAAGCCGGATATACCAATGAAGGGCCACAGGTAGTAGTTTACCGGCCTGTTATTTTGCATGCTGCTCTTATTGGGGCTCTAATATTTGGCGTTGTTCTGGCCATTGCAGGATACCTTATTGCAAACGGTACCTGGGCAATTGTAGACCTGGGGCAAATCTCGGCCCCATTTCCGGGTACCACAGCTGTCACTTTTGGAGGCGTGGGAATGGCATTGGGTGGATTAATAGGGGGGCTTTACGGTCTTTCCAGAATGTTGAGGGAACATAAAAAGAGCCGTAAATACTAAGTTAAAAATTATAAGGGTGGGGTGGGATTAAATTCCGCTGTCCCTAAAGAGTGGAATGGTTCCGGTGCTGTCGGGTTCCAGGGACTCTTCAAACTCACGGTCGAGCTCTGTTTCAAAATTTTCGGGGGTCTTCAGGAAAAGTTCGTTAAGCTGCAGCTTAAAATTTTCAAACTCGGTGACCATGTCTTCAGCAAGATCAAAGATCTCGTCGGGGTTTTTTTGTTTTTTGTTTGAGAGTTGGTGAAGTACCTGGGCTTTGGTGTAAAGTACATTTGTGCGTGCTTCTACAGCCGTACTCTGCAAAGAATCAGGAATGGTAGAGCGTAAGTTGTCCATGATCTGTACAAGATTATTGGCAGAAGTTACTATTTCCTGGCCTGTGCTGTTTTTCAATGCCTGTATTTCATTTTGTGCAGTGGCATAAGCCAGCCACTCTCCCGCAAGCTCCCGGGCTTGTGGAGATAGATTTACTACCCGGGTGGTATTCACCTCTAGCGGATCTAAAAATGATTTTTCAGAAGTAATTGTAGGAACCTGTGCTTCCTGTTTTTCCCCGCAGGAAAAGAAGAAGACCAGACTGAGGATGATAAAAATTTTTCTCATTTTCTAAAGGTATGCTTTTCACGCAGTTTTTAAGCCATTATTCGGCAAACGCCCCAGGTTTTTAAGACCGGGGAATTTCTCATCTTTCCTGAATTGAATATCTTTGCTGCTACTTAAAAAAGGAACATTTATGGCTTCAAAGATATTGATAATTGGTGCTTGCGGGCAAATAGGAACCGAACTTACCATGGCCTTGCGGGAAAAGCAGGGGAAAGACAGCGTAATTGCCTGTGATATCAGGGAAGGAAGCGCGGAGTTAATGGCGTCGGGGCCTTTTGAGATCGCCGATGCTACCAATTACCACCAGATTGAAGACCTGGTCATTCAATATGAGATTGATGAAGTTTATTTAATGGCAGCCATGCTTAGTGCTACCGCCGAAAAATTTCCCATGAAAGGCTGGGCTCTCAATATGGATTCCCTGTTCCACGTGCTTAACCTGGCAAAAGAGGGAAAAATAGCAAAGGTTTTCTGGCCTTCAAGTATAGCTGTGTTTGGACCTAGCACACCCAAGCAGGAGACGCCACAAACCACCGTTATGGAACCTTCTACCGTCTATGGAATCAGCAAACAGGCGGGAGAACGCTGGTGTGAGTATTACCACAGAAAATATGGGGTTGATGTGAGAAGCATTCGCTACCCGGGCCTGATAAGTTATAAAACCCTTCCCGGTGGAGGTACTACAGACTATGCTGTTGAGATATATCATGAGGCTTTAAAAACAGGAAAATACACTTCTTTCCTGAAAGAAGATACCGAGCTGCCAATGATGTATATGGATGATGCCATTAGAGCTACTATTTCCCTTATGGAAGCGCCGGCAGAAAATATTAAGATAAGGTCTTCCTATAATCTTTCTGCCCTCAACTTTACTCCCCATACACTGGCTGCTTCGATAAAACAACATGTTCCGGAATTTGAGATCTCTTATGCTCCCGATTTTAGACAGGCCATAGCCGATTCCTGGCCTTCAAGCATAGATGATTCTGCCGCCCGTGAAGACTGGGGCTGGGATCATGAATTTGACCTTGAGAAAATGACTTCCCAGATGCTCGAGGGCATTAAAGAAGTTCACCAGGTATAAAAATAAAAAAGTCCTGCACAGCGTGCAGGACTTTTTGGTTGAATAAAACTAATATACTATATATAATTAGTTGATCACGCGCACTCTGGTTGCGGTCAATCCTTTTCTTCCTTCTTCTTCAACGTACTCGACTTTGTCACCTTCGTTAATGGTTTCCCCATTAAGACCTGTAACGTGTACGAAGATGTCTCTTCCTGTCTCGTCGTTAGTAATGAATCCGTAACCTTTTGATTCATTGAAAAATTTAACTGTACCTTCCATTGTAAAAAAATAATAATTAATAAAGTACAAACATAGGTGAATTATTGAAACAGGAGTTAATCAAATTGTTATTTATTTCTAAAAATTTTAAAACGTGGAAGTTACTTCTTTTTCCGATCGTTCATTTTTTTCAAATTTTCTTCGGAAAGGGTGTAATCTTTCAATTTTTTTCCGCGCCAGCGAAGCACCAGGAACATGGGCAAAAGAAAGAAAACAGTGGCAAGAACAGAGAGCCCGATAATCCTGTCTCCCAATGCCTGGTCATCCTGCATGATGTAGAACCCCACTAAAAAGGAGATTCCAATTAAAACGGCTACTATCTGCGTGAGAATTGATAAGATTTTCATACGGTTACTTCTATTAATTTCCTCCTGTATGCTGTAAGGAGTTTAGATTTAGATACAAACCCAAGATACTTATTCTTTCGCACTACCGGAAGGTTCCAGGCATCACTTTCCTGGAATTTTTTCATGATTGTTTTTGGGCTGTCTTTTTCTTCATCAATAATATCGGGTGCAGCCTGCATGAGCTCTTCAATCTTCACGATGTCATAGAGCTTTTTGTCAAACATGATGGGCCTTATGTCATCAAGCAAAAGAATTCCCATAAAATTATTGTCGCTGTCAACTACAGGAAAAATATTCCGCGAAGACTTTACCACCCCTTCCTTTACAATCTCACCCAGGGTCATGCCTGTTTTTAAAGGAATAAAGTTTCTTTCTATGACCTGCTTAATATTCATAAGGGTGAGCACGGCGTGGTCTTTATTATGGGTGATCAATTCCCCGCGTTTAGCCAGTTCACTTGTATATACTGAATGTGGCAGGAACCGGGTTGTGATCATAAAAGATATGGCTGCAGTGATCATGAGGGGTACAAAAAGTTCATACCCGTGAGTGAGTTCAGCAATAAGGAAGATAGCAGTAAGGGGCGCCTGCAGCACTCCTGCCATAAGCCCTGCCATTCCCACCAGGGTAAAATTACTTACCGAAAGTGGATTTTTTAACACGTTGATGTGGTTCATGAACAAGGCGAAACAATGCCCCATGGTGCTTCCCATGAAAAGAACAGGTGCAAATATGCCGCCAATCCCTCCGGCATTAAAAGTGAGCGAGGTCGCTACAATTTTAAAGATCACCAGGCCGGCCAGAAGGGCAATAATCACCCAGAAATTATCAAGATATTCATTAAAAAGGCTGCTCCCCAAAGCTTCGAGATAATCTTCCTGCAGCAAATTGTTGATCACGTTATAACCTTCCCCATACAGTGGCGGAATAAGAAACAGAAGCACACCCAGTGCTCCTCCTCCAACAAGTAGCCGGTGAAAGGGAGATTCTAAACGTTTAAATTGTGTATTAATCCAGAAGTAAACTTTTGTGAAATAGATGGAGCAGAGGCTTGCCAGTACTCCCAGAAGGATATAGTAAGGCACATCGCTCATCTCGAAACTGTCCTTGAGGCTGAAAGGCAGAATAATATCTGATCCAAAGAAGAAATACGAAGTGAGGATTGCAGAAACCGAAGCCAGCAATAAGGGCAGGAGCGAGGCCAGGGTAAGGTCAAGGCTGAACACTTCAATCGCAAAAATGATAGCCGCAATAGGAGCTTTAAAGATGCTTGACATGGCTCCGGCTGCCGCGCAACCAATAAGCAGGGTGCGGGTGGCCTGGTTCATGTTAAATGCTCTCGAAATATTTGACCCCAGGGAGGCACCGGTGGCCACCGTGGGCCCTTCCAACCCCACAGACCCTCCAAAACCTACTGTGATAGGGGCTGTAAGAAGCGAGGCATACATTTGCATGGGCTTCATAAGCCCTTTTTTCTTGGAGATAGCGTATAAAGTAGAAGGGATGCCGTGCCCAATGGGCTGTCTTATTCCATATCTCACTATAAGCAGGGTAAGTGCAAGCCCTACAATTGGAAAGATGAAATAGAATGCGTGGTGATAGTTAACAATCAACTCCCCTTCAAGCAAACGCTGAATAAAGTGGGTGAGGTTCTTTATCAATACCGCTGCCAGCCCGGCGGTAAAGCCTATGAGTGCCGCCAGTATCATTACGAACTGCTGCAAAGAAAGGTGTTTGGTTCTCCAAATCAAAAACCTTGTAAATAAAGGGTTCCTGCTCTTAGCATTCATATCAATAATGACAAAAATGTCCTGCACTGCAGGACATTTTATTTAAGTGTTAACTTATAACTTCTAAGTTTAGCTCTTTCAGCTGGTCTTCGCTTATTCTTGCCGGAGCATCGATCATTACATCCCGGCCCGAATTATTCTTTGGGAAAGCGATATAATCGCGTATGGTTTCCTGGCCACCTAAGATAGCAACTAACCTATCAAAACCAAAAGCTATTCCTCCATGCGGGGGTGCCCCATACTGAAAAGCGTCCATGAGAAAACCGAACTGTGCCTTCGCTTCTTCGGGAGTAAATCCAAGGTGGTTGAACATCATGGCCTGGGTATTCTTATTGTGAATTCTTATTGAACCTCCCCCAATCTCATTTCCATTAAGAACCAAGTCGTAGGCATTTGCCCGTACTTTGCCAGGTTCGGTGTCAAGTAATTTGATGTCTTCAGGTTTTGGGGAAGTGAACGGGTGGTGCATGGCGTGGTATCGCCCTGTTTCTTCATCCCATTCTAAAAGGGGAAAATCAACCACCCATAAGGGCGCAAACTCGTCGGCTTTCCTTAAGCCCAGTTCATTACCCAGGTGCATGCGCAGTGTACTTAACCGGGTACGGGTCTTATCGGCATCACCGGCCATTACCAGGACAAGGTCACCGGCTTTTGCTCCTGTTCTCTCTGCCCAGGTTTTAAGGTCTTCTTCCGAATAAAATTTGTCAACCGAAGATTTTAAAGTGCCATCTTCATTGTATTTTGCCCAAACCAGTCCGTTGGCACCAATCTGGGGCCTTTTTACCCATTCAATCAGTTTATCGATCTCTTTCCTTGTGTACGAAGCCGCACCCGGAACCGCGATTCCCACTACCAGTTCCTGCTGGTCAAAAACATTAAAGCCTTTGTGCTTTGCAAGATCGTTCAGCTCACCGAATTCCATTCCAAAGCGAATGTCGGGTTTGTCATTTCCGTATTTCTTCATGGCCTGCTCGTAAGTCATGCGTGGGAATTCAGTAATCTCAACGCCTTTCACTGCTTTGATGAGCCTGCGTGTAAAATCTTCAAAAGTGTTTAAAATATCTTCCTGCTCCACAAAAGCCATTTCACAGTCAATTTGTGTGAATTCCGGCTGCCTGTCTGCACGCAAATCTTCGTCTCTAAAACATTTTACGATCTGGAAATATTTATCCATTCCGCCTACCATAAGCAGTTGCTTAAAGGTTTGTGGCGACTGGGGCAGGGCGTAAAACTGCCCTTCGTTCATGCGGCTGGGAACCACAAAATCTCTCGCACCTTCGGGCGTCGATTTTATTAAAACCGGCGTTTCAACTTCAATAAATTCTTTTTCTGATAGAAGTTTGCGTACTTCCATAGCCACTTTACTTCGGAAGATGAGCTTGTTCTTTACCGGGTTACGTCTTATATCAAGGTAGCGGTATTTCATCCTGAGGTCTTCGCCCCCGTCAGTTTCATCTTCTATGGTAAACGGCGGAAGTTGAGCCGAATTGAGGATAGTTAATTCTGAAACCAGGATCTCCACATCCCCTGTTGGCATGTTTGGGTTTTTCGATTCCCTTTCTATCACTTCCCCCTTAACCTGAATCACAAACTCCCTACCCAGCTGTGTGGCTTTCTCCATGATTTCTTTGGGAGTTCGCTGCTCGTCAAAAATAAGCTGGGTAAGACCATACCTGTCCCGTAGATCAACCCATATCATAAAGCCTTTATCCCTTGTCTTTTGCACCCATCCCGAGAGGGTTACTTGCTTTCCTTGGTCTTCAATTCTTAATTCCCCGCAGGTATGACTTCTGTACATAGTGGTTTTGATCTTTTAGAGGGGCAAAAATAAGAAGAACTCACGGGATTGAAAGAAGAA
This Salinimicrobium tongyeongense DNA region includes the following protein-coding sequences:
- a CDS encoding NAD-dependent epimerase/dehydratase family protein encodes the protein MASKILIIGACGQIGTELTMALREKQGKDSVIACDIREGSAELMASGPFEIADATNYHQIEDLVIQYEIDEVYLMAAMLSATAEKFPMKGWALNMDSLFHVLNLAKEGKIAKVFWPSSIAVFGPSTPKQETPQTTVMEPSTVYGISKQAGERWCEYYHRKYGVDVRSIRYPGLISYKTLPGGGTTDYAVEIYHEALKTGKYTSFLKEDTELPMMYMDDAIRATISLMEAPAENIKIRSSYNLSALNFTPHTLAASIKQHVPEFEISYAPDFRQAIADSWPSSIDDSAAREDWGWDHEFDLEKMTSQMLEGIKEVHQV
- a CDS encoding cold-shock protein, giving the protein MEGTVKFFNESKGYGFITNDETGRDIFVHVTGLNGETINEGDKVEYVEEEGRKGLTATRVRVIN
- a CDS encoding chloride channel protein; this encodes MNAKSRNPLFTRFLIWRTKHLSLQQFVMILAALIGFTAGLAAVLIKNLTHFIQRLLEGELIVNYHHAFYFIFPIVGLALTLLIVRYGIRQPIGHGIPSTLYAISKKKGLMKPMQMYASLLTAPITVGFGGSVGLEGPTVATGASLGSNISRAFNMNQATRTLLIGCAAAGAMSSIFKAPIAAIIFAIEVFSLDLTLASLLPLLLASVSAILTSYFFFGSDIILPFSLKDSFEMSDVPYYILLGVLASLCSIYFTKVYFWINTQFKRLESPFHRLLVGGGALGVLLFLIPPLYGEGYNVINNLLQEDYLEALGSSLFNEYLDNFWVIIALLAGLVIFKIVATSLTFNAGGIGGIFAPVLFMGSTMGHCFALFMNHINVLKNPLSVSNFTLVGMAGLMAGVLQAPLTAIFLIAELTHGYELFVPLMITAAISFMITTRFLPHSVYTSELAKRGELITHNKDHAVLTLMNIKQVIERNFIPLKTGMTLGEIVKEGVVKSSRNIFPVVDSDNNFMGILLLDDIRPIMFDKKLYDIVKIEELMQAAPDIIDEEKDSPKTIMKKFQESDAWNLPVVRKNKYLGFVSKSKLLTAYRRKLIEVTV
- the aspS gene encoding aspartate--tRNA ligase; the protein is MYRSHTCGELRIEDQGKQVTLSGWVQKTRDKGFMIWVDLRDRYGLTQLIFDEQRTPKEIMEKATQLGREFVIQVKGEVIERESKNPNMPTGDVEILVSELTILNSAQLPPFTIEDETDGGEDLRMKYRYLDIRRNPVKNKLIFRSKVAMEVRKLLSEKEFIEVETPVLIKSTPEGARDFVVPSRMNEGQFYALPQSPQTFKQLLMVGGMDKYFQIVKCFRDEDLRADRQPEFTQIDCEMAFVEQEDILNTFEDFTRRLIKAVKGVEITEFPRMTYEQAMKKYGNDKPDIRFGMEFGELNDLAKHKGFNVFDQQELVVGIAVPGAASYTRKEIDKLIEWVKRPQIGANGLVWAKYNEDGTLKSSVDKFYSEEDLKTWAERTGAKAGDLVLVMAGDADKTRTRLSTLRMHLGNELGLRKADEFAPLWVVDFPLLEWDEETGRYHAMHHPFTSPKPEDIKLLDTEPGKVRANAYDLVLNGNEIGGGSIRIHNKNTQAMMFNHLGFTPEEAKAQFGFLMDAFQYGAPPHGGIAFGFDRLVAILGGQETIRDYIAFPKNNSGRDVMIDAPARISEDQLKELNLEVIS